From a region of the Methanolobus tindarius DSM 2278 genome:
- a CDS encoding undecaprenyl diphosphate synthase family protein, giving the protein MSFVTSLYEKHLMQQISKYPIPEHVSLVISETDLLYADGFRKLKDYVTWCRQTGIKMTSIYIEVLDTEETLKSQIIEKLTSKLTEYLTKAPGTIGYQIFGENGELQSERKGKDFQIYISVGFGGRKEVTKAVRDILEKVKEGKIKASEISEKDIESRLTVKHEPDLFIRSGGKHLSDFLIWQSIYSEYYFTDVDWRSIRKLDIIRIIRDFQKRQRRFGK; this is encoded by the coding sequence ATGAGCTTTGTAACATCTCTCTACGAAAAACACCTGATGCAGCAGATCAGCAAGTATCCCATACCGGAACACGTGTCTCTGGTAATCTCCGAGACTGATCTGCTCTATGCTGATGGTTTCAGGAAACTCAAGGATTATGTCACCTGGTGCAGACAGACAGGCATCAAAATGACAAGCATCTACATTGAAGTTCTTGACACTGAAGAGACACTCAAGTCCCAGATAATAGAGAAACTCACATCAAAGCTCACTGAATATCTCACAAAAGCACCCGGAACTATCGGATACCAGATATTCGGAGAGAACGGAGAACTTCAATCCGAAAGAAAAGGAAAAGACTTTCAAATCTACATATCAGTTGGATTTGGAGGTCGCAAAGAAGTTACAAAAGCTGTAAGGGATATACTCGAAAAAGTAAAGGAAGGAAAGATTAAAGCATCCGAGATAAGTGAAAAGGACATTGAATCCCGACTTACAGTCAAACACGAACCTGACCTTTTCATTCGCTCAGGTGGAAAACACCTTTCTGATTTTCTTATCTGGCAATCCATTTATTCTGAATATTATTTTACCGATGTGGACTGGCGCAGCATCAGGAAACTTGATATCATCAGAATAATCAGGGATTTCCAGAAGCGTCAGAGACGTTTTGGAAAATAG
- a CDS encoding PGF-pre-PGF domain-containing protein yields the protein MSTTPWVGSTLTNVSYVEQEGWKKLDTEVTVSSTTDNFTDGYLIVNITDNSSSYDALRVVSNSSLNVSGNALYWDGNRIGTIDNTYDGSNGILRIDFNAVAPLSNSNFETGDLSNWIINDSYTGVTAQEWVESPADDDDVPDGNVDADPLYDDHRANDVPQTASVQSSTIYEGSYALRLDIDGHVDGGYGTAHGPLVISTGFTAAENDSITLNWYAADSGDWYDVYGFIFRDDNNDGVWDDDEEYQKLFHDVGSDTGGWITTSANVSSNVAGSNVRFAFLNGNYDASGGQAIGSYLCIDGIVLEISNTMAVNNTMVESIIENIEYSNEDDNPEVLKNYSITLKESNYDVDSNTAVINITPVNDAPGVPGNITNPLDGYSVARGDTITVNWGNATDPESDEIYYDVWFYNGTWTQIGSMVNTSSMSFTMPSDNVTEAKFKVYANDTLLNSSEVNVTFGILDAPEFTYTPANQEQLTTYDEELNFTIESTLLSSFEWLVDGSPISGSGFSIVNTSNSSYCLINASQYINDSDFFMDSYNISVVVNNASLRRNDTYSWDWTVTESSATDEGEDISFIVNGSVNTTSYGNESYVRINTTYDDDLDENGLNCSITFVEFNTTENPSGILLKVEVVNKTSINVSGAGFTHDDVYQYIDIGFSNETLVNNDSYSRNIEFRVLDKLNGGSLVINSVALKHLKTGVWETYTPTKLSDDGTYSYFVVYNVSGFSPFAVLADYSSSSSTTSNNDDGLPYYLRKQLLEQASSEETEEESPEEPVNAESSFVENSENTEDIDTYQVTSSSSGDTIKDDDGNTLTMVFSGIILVAFMLLLFIWKKKKDEEQ from the coding sequence GTGTCTACCACTCCGTGGGTGGGCTCTACTTTAACCAACGTTTCCTATGTAGAACAGGAAGGGTGGAAAAAGCTTGACACTGAAGTAACCGTATCTTCAACAACAGATAACTTCACCGATGGTTATCTAATAGTAAATATAACTGATAATTCTAGTAGTTACGATGCTTTAAGGGTTGTGAGCAATAGTTCGCTGAATGTAAGTGGAAATGCTCTCTATTGGGATGGTAATCGTATAGGTACCATTGACAATACATATGATGGTTCAAACGGAATCTTAAGAATTGATTTTAATGCTGTTGCACCATTATCAAATTCGAACTTTGAGACCGGGGACCTTTCAAACTGGATTATTAATGATTCATATACTGGTGTAACAGCTCAGGAATGGGTTGAGAGTCCAGCAGATGATGACGATGTTCCAGATGGGAATGTAGATGCAGACCCATTATATGATGATCATCGAGCTAATGACGTTCCTCAAACAGCATCAGTTCAGTCGTCCACGATATATGAAGGAAGCTATGCGCTCAGACTTGATATAGATGGACATGTGGATGGTGGCTATGGAACTGCTCATGGTCCACTGGTCATAAGTACTGGCTTTACGGCTGCTGAAAACGATAGTATAACCCTAAACTGGTATGCAGCAGACTCCGGAGACTGGTACGATGTGTATGGTTTTATATTCAGGGATGATAACAACGACGGAGTATGGGACGATGATGAAGAATATCAGAAATTGTTCCACGATGTAGGCTCAGATACGGGTGGCTGGATTACAACCAGTGCAAATGTTTCATCAAATGTTGCAGGATCAAATGTACGGTTTGCCTTCCTTAATGGTAATTATGATGCCAGTGGTGGACAAGCTATAGGTTCTTATCTCTGCATAGACGGAATTGTTCTTGAGATTAGTAATACAATGGCTGTAAACAACACCATGGTCGAATCTATAATTGAAAATATAGAATACAGCAATGAAGATGATAATCCAGAGGTATTAAAGAACTATAGCATCACTCTCAAAGAAAGTAATTATGATGTTGATTCAAATACGGCAGTAATTAACATTACACCTGTAAATGATGCACCAGGCGTACCTGGCAATATCACCAATCCATTGGATGGATATTCAGTTGCAAGAGGCGACACAATAACTGTAAACTGGGGAAATGCTACAGATCCTGAGAGTGATGAGATTTACTATGATGTCTGGTTCTACAATGGTACATGGACACAGATTGGAAGCATGGTGAACACCAGCAGTATGTCATTCACAATGCCATCTGATAATGTCACAGAAGCCAAATTCAAGGTATATGCCAACGATACGTTGTTAAACTCCTCTGAGGTCAACGTGACATTTGGTATTCTGGATGCTCCGGAATTCACATATACTCCAGCGAACCAGGAACAATTGACTACGTATGATGAAGAACTCAATTTTACAATTGAGAGCACGTTATTATCATCTTTTGAATGGCTTGTAGATGGAAGTCCGATAAGTGGTTCTGGTTTTTCAATTGTTAATACCAGTAATAGCTCTTATTGCCTGATTAACGCCAGTCAATACATAAATGACTCTGATTTCTTCATGGATTCCTACAATATATCGGTTGTAGTAAACAATGCAAGTCTCAGAAGAAACGACACATATTCGTGGGACTGGACTGTTACGGAGTCATCTGCAACTGATGAAGGAGAAGATATATCCTTTATAGTAAACGGGTCTGTGAACACAACTAGTTATGGAAATGAGTCCTATGTAAGGATAAACACAACCTATGATGATGATCTGGATGAGAATGGATTGAATTGCAGTATCACTTTTGTGGAATTCAATACCACAGAAAATCCTTCTGGAATCCTGCTTAAAGTAGAGGTTGTGAACAAAACCAGTATAAATGTATCGGGTGCCGGATTCACACATGATGATGTGTACCAGTATATTGACATAGGTTTCAGCAACGAGACGCTTGTGAACAATGATAGTTATAGCAGGAACATTGAATTCAGGGTATTGGACAAACTCAATGGTGGCAGTCTTGTCATAAATTCAGTTGCTTTGAAACATCTGAAGACAGGTGTGTGGGAAACATATACTCCTACAAAACTATCAGATGATGGCACTTACTCTTATTTCGTTGTTTACAATGTTTCTGGTTTCTCGCCATTTGCAGTTCTAGCAGACTATAGTTCCTCCAGTTCGACAACATCAAATAATGATGATGGATTGCCGTACTATCTGAGGAAGCAATTACTGGAGCAGGCGAGTTCTGAAGAAACAGAAGAAGAGTCTCCTGAAGAACCTGTAAATGCTGAAAGTTCATTTGTTGAAAACAGTGAAAATACAGAGGATATAGATACATATCAGGTCACTTCATCTTCGTCAGGAGATACTATCAAAGATGATGATGGAAATACTTTGACAATGGTCTTTTCAGGAATAATTCTGGTGGCATTCATGTTGTTGCTATTCATCTGGAAAAAAAAGAAAGATGAAGAACAGTAA
- a CDS encoding MBL fold metallo-hydrolase, with translation MKITLLGTGDATGTPVIGCNCPTCQDALKGGKSQRTRFAVLVESSEGTVLIDSGPDLRYQLLKAGTRHIDGVIWTHGHYDHFAGFAEFHRVQYNVDVYGLPETLEYILGYLQFLHPKKHEKEMYEPFNLIGLEFTLFEVIHPPVKKSIGVMIRQGDTKVVITGDTQREIPQRSIDLIMEPDLLIADAIVPPTVEVKKHMNTVEAFDLANEIKAKDVVFTHLSHFFAPHEESVKEYPLGYDGMVFDFAEK, from the coding sequence ATGAAAATAACACTTCTGGGAACCGGTGATGCTACCGGGACCCCGGTTATTGGCTGCAATTGTCCTACATGTCAGGATGCACTGAAAGGTGGCAAAAGCCAGAGAACCAGGTTTGCAGTCCTTGTGGAATCTTCTGAGGGAACCGTACTTATTGACAGCGGACCTGATCTCAGGTACCAGTTACTCAAAGCAGGAACAAGACACATAGACGGAGTAATCTGGACACACGGCCACTACGACCATTTTGCAGGTTTTGCCGAGTTTCACAGGGTGCAGTATAATGTCGATGTCTACGGACTGCCTGAAACACTGGAATACATTTTAGGTTATCTTCAATTCCTTCATCCAAAAAAGCATGAGAAGGAAATGTACGAACCTTTCAATCTGATAGGACTTGAATTCACACTTTTTGAAGTGATACATCCCCCGGTAAAGAAATCCATTGGAGTGATGATCCGGCAAGGAGACACGAAGGTTGTCATTACAGGGGACACACAGAGAGAGATCCCTCAAAGAAGTATCGATCTTATTATGGAACCTGATCTTCTTATTGCAGATGCAATTGTGCCTCCGACGGTCGAAGTCAAAAAGCACATGAACACAGTAGAAGCTTTTGACCTTGCAAACGAGATCAAAGCAAAGGATGTAGTATTCACTCACCTGAGCCACTTTTTTGCACCACACGAAGAATCTGTCAAGGAGTATCCACTCGGATATGATGGGATGGTCTTTGACTTTGCTGAAAAATAA
- the rimI gene encoding ribosomal protein S18-alanine N-acetyltransferase → MKDVVIRRAELSDIPRIVEIEDCSFEVPWPDFLFKAHLSNPGFLVYEKEQILGYVIIGTSEDRTRSHLQSIAVHKDCRRQGIASKLLNWCIDLAKLYGFERMTLEVREKNIDAQLFYSENGFKVEGRIDGYYVDDNAIVMCRDI, encoded by the coding sequence GTGAAAGATGTTGTCATTAGAAGGGCAGAGTTATCCGATATTCCGCGTATTGTTGAGATAGAGGATTGTTCTTTTGAGGTTCCGTGGCCCGATTTTCTTTTCAAGGCACATCTTAGCAATCCTGGTTTTCTGGTATATGAAAAGGAGCAGATACTTGGTTATGTAATAATTGGAACTTCAGAGGACAGAACCCGGTCACATCTTCAGAGTATAGCCGTCCATAAGGACTGCCGAAGACAGGGAATTGCCTCCAAACTGCTTAATTGGTGCATTGACCTTGCAAAGCTCTATGGTTTTGAAAGGATGACACTTGAGGTCAGGGAGAAAAACATCGATGCCCAGTTGTTTTACTCTGAGAACGGTTTTAAGGTTGAGGGCAGGATAGACGGCTACTATGTTGATGATAATGCCATTGTAATGTGCAGAGATATCTGA
- a CDS encoding DUF5817 domain-containing protein: MTYGVIICTKCREHVQIIEVGSSKTTRCQRCNASLNTRKLRVFFTSDELEETISVRTQIQAQLSGTGTLGKSLDALAEEYFRKHQTFGNEIDEKAACLIDNRKIPKKKKADELIIGILVENNNQMNQNDLKEKALKMDVSEEQFNDIIKKLLMAGELYSPSKDIIRIV; this comes from the coding sequence ATGACTTACGGAGTAATCATCTGCACTAAATGCAGGGAGCATGTACAGATAATAGAAGTTGGCAGCAGCAAGACAACACGCTGCCAGAGATGCAATGCCAGTCTGAACACCAGAAAACTGCGTGTTTTTTTCACATCAGATGAACTTGAAGAGACTATCTCAGTCAGAACACAGATACAGGCACAGCTATCCGGAACCGGGACTCTGGGAAAATCCCTGGATGCTTTAGCAGAAGAATATTTCCGCAAACACCAGACATTTGGAAATGAAATTGATGAAAAAGCTGCCTGCCTTATAGATAACAGGAAAATACCAAAAAAGAAAAAAGCAGATGAACTGATAATCGGCATACTTGTGGAAAATAACAATCAGATGAATCAGAATGATCTGAAAGAGAAAGCCCTGAAAATGGATGTTAGTGAAGAGCAGTTTAATGATATTATCAAAAAACTGCTGATGGCAGGGGAACTTTATTCACCATCAAAAGATATTATAAGAATAGTATGA
- a CDS encoding ATP-binding protein, with amino-acid sequence MSDTTLDIVELLLTAQIYNKYSQMDASDLPKEIRKFYWSRDHRTVPKPIRVTVKDIEKIFGEDSIDSKLKSLPFVSIDDKEFSARITALDIGAEWFQKKDEERERISHNPAIAFYYEEKKTEGADYDTAKSKVRPKEVDREWIESLIAEIEKEEGGSDMLKLAQISAPEDIQQTMRDFVLTHEQEEETKKIVKAIQYRDYLKHIGLYDVGKILMVGPPGTGKTSLAKAMSEHLAIPFVEVRLSMITDQYLGETAKNIDRVFNLAKRLSPCILFIDEFDFVAKTRSSDEHAALKRAVNTLLKAIDNISLTTDGVLLLAATNHPKMLDSAAWRRFDEIMKFPLPDVDMRKRILDIVTKEIKGDFDTAEIAALTHGYSGSDLRMVIREGVLSALVTERMELTQKDMLNAVAAFDERAVIKTNEYEEYNS; translated from the coding sequence ATGTCCGATACAACCCTTGATATTGTAGAACTGCTTCTGACAGCGCAAATATACAATAAGTATTCACAGATGGATGCCAGTGATCTGCCCAAGGAGATACGCAAGTTTTACTGGAGCAGAGACCATAGAACAGTTCCAAAACCCATCAGGGTAACAGTCAAAGATATCGAAAAGATATTCGGTGAAGATAGCATTGACAGCAAATTGAAATCACTTCCTTTTGTCAGCATTGATGACAAGGAATTCTCCGCAAGGATTACAGCACTTGACATCGGTGCTGAATGGTTCCAGAAAAAGGATGAAGAAAGGGAGAGAATTTCACACAACCCTGCAATCGCATTCTACTACGAGGAAAAGAAGACTGAAGGAGCAGATTACGATACCGCCAAATCAAAGGTCAGACCAAAAGAGGTCGACAGGGAATGGATTGAATCCCTGATAGCCGAGATAGAGAAGGAAGAAGGCGGCTCCGACATGCTCAAGCTGGCACAAATAAGTGCGCCAGAAGATATCCAACAGACAATGAGGGATTTTGTTCTCACCCACGAGCAGGAAGAGGAAACTAAGAAAATCGTTAAGGCTATCCAGTATCGTGATTACCTGAAACATATCGGGCTCTATGATGTGGGAAAGATACTAATGGTCGGCCCACCGGGAACTGGAAAGACATCACTTGCCAAGGCAATGTCTGAACACCTTGCGATTCCTTTTGTTGAAGTAAGGCTCTCAATGATAACCGATCAGTACCTTGGAGAAACGGCAAAGAACATCGACAGAGTATTCAATCTGGCAAAGAGATTGAGTCCATGTATTCTATTTATTGATGAATTTGACTTCGTTGCAAAGACACGTTCTTCCGATGAGCATGCAGCACTCAAAAGAGCTGTAAACACACTTCTCAAGGCCATTGATAACATCAGCCTTACAACAGACGGAGTACTTCTCCTTGCAGCAACCAACCACCCGAAGATGCTTGACTCTGCAGCATGGAGACGTTTTGATGAAATTATGAAGTTCCCGCTGCCTGATGTGGACATGCGCAAGAGAATCCTTGACATTGTCACAAAGGAAATCAAAGGTGACTTTGATACCGCTGAAATTGCAGCACTCACACACGGATACAGCGGTTCAGATCTGAGAATGGTTATCCGTGAAGGAGTTCTCAGTGCACTTGTGACCGAGAGGATGGAACTCACACAAAAGGACATGCTCAATGCAGTTGCTGCATTTGATGAGAGAGCGGTCATCAAAACAAACGAATACGAAGAATATAATTCATGA
- a CDS encoding SdrD B-like domain-containing protein codes for MMLGVQASACVSEHKYKIGDRVWNDLDKNGAQDWDYKKHCFAEPGIPDVTVKLYKCDNTFVESTTTNSRGYYKFENVERGDYYVLFVLPEDYTFSPKDKTDSRYDSDAYTNGKTDCITVSRDICTVDAGMYCEPTPEPAGVGNYVWNDLNLNGLQESGEIGMEGVTVKLYTCEGELVNTTETDKDGYYEFDDLEAGSYYIQFVSPSGYVFTTANQGDEDEDSDAETGGVTSCFTLNAGDYYNVVDAGLHSTEQEIPEFPTVAIPMLAIVGLAFVFGRRKE; via the coding sequence ATGATGCTAGGAGTGCAAGCTTCAGCTTGTGTAAGTGAACATAAATATAAAATAGGTGACAGAGTCTGGAATGACCTTGATAAAAATGGTGCACAGGACTGGGACTACAAAAAACACTGTTTTGCAGAACCAGGAATACCAGATGTTACTGTAAAGCTGTACAAATGTGACAATACTTTCGTAGAAAGTACAACAACAAACTCAAGAGGATATTACAAGTTTGAAAATGTGGAGCGCGGTGACTACTATGTCTTATTTGTGCTTCCGGAAGATTACACATTCAGTCCGAAAGACAAGACAGATTCTCGCTATGACAGTGATGCTTACACAAACGGAAAAACAGACTGTATAACGGTATCTCGAGATATATGTACAGTGGATGCTGGAATGTACTGTGAACCAACTCCGGAACCTGCTGGTGTAGGTAACTATGTATGGAATGACCTGAACCTCAATGGTTTACAGGAAAGTGGCGAGATTGGTATGGAAGGAGTTACCGTTAAACTCTATACCTGTGAAGGGGAGCTGGTAAATACAACAGAGACCGACAAAGACGGATATTATGAATTTGATGACCTTGAAGCCGGAAGCTATTATATTCAGTTTGTAAGCCCTTCTGGATATGTATTCACCACGGCAAACCAGGGCGATGAAGATGAAGACAGTGATGCCGAAACCGGTGGTGTTACAAGTTGCTTCACACTCAATGCCGGAGATTATTACAATGTTGTTGATGCAGGTCTGCATAGTACTGAGCAGGAAATCCCTGAATTCCCAACAGTAGCAATCCCAATGCTTGCAATCGTTGGACTTGCATTTGTCTTCGGACGCAGGAAAGAGTAA
- a CDS encoding tetrathionate reductase family octaheme c-type cytochrome, producing MLACVIVLSFSSSASYLNHSFLTGPYENGPDVTADCISCHSQQAADMLNSTHWLWTTCSECCGDEAYGGLGKRTVINNFCVAIASNEPRCTSCHTGYGWEDDTFDFTNESNIDCVVCHETTGTYVKIPTGAGAVDPSVDLVAVAQSVGSPSRDTCGGSCHFFGGGGDNVKHGDMSSALLDPSRELDVHMGGMDFDCQNCHKTTAHNIAGRFAGVPGSECRVECTDCHGDTPHQGVFKDRLDGHSDSIACQTCHIPEFAREVPTKMYWDWSQAGQDIDPIPTDEYGKATYDKKKGSFVWGMNVTPTYLWFNGSFDKYYLGDEVDPDGVTVLTLPLGDRYDRDSKIYPFKIHIAKQISDAQYNYLIIPDLFGGENSYWASYDWDKAARAGMEYVDVPYSGQYEFVETSLYESINHEVAPKEDALQCKECHLDDGVMDFAALGYEGDPMIVGERFMSEEEIEEIESMDTETTESGTESSESSPGFEFFVGVFGLIAAVLILKCK from the coding sequence TTGCTGGCTTGTGTTATAGTCCTGTCCTTTTCGTCTTCTGCTTCGTATCTGAATCACTCATTCCTTACGGGGCCCTATGAAAACGGACCGGATGTGACTGCGGATTGTATTTCATGTCACTCGCAACAGGCTGCAGACATGCTCAACTCAACTCACTGGCTCTGGACAACATGTTCAGAATGCTGTGGAGACGAAGCATATGGAGGGCTTGGTAAGCGCACAGTAATCAACAATTTCTGTGTTGCCATCGCTTCAAATGAACCACGTTGTACTTCCTGTCACACCGGATATGGATGGGAAGATGATACTTTTGACTTCACAAATGAATCGAACATAGACTGTGTAGTATGTCACGAGACCACAGGCACCTATGTAAAAATACCAACTGGTGCAGGAGCAGTTGATCCTTCTGTTGATCTTGTAGCTGTAGCTCAGAGTGTTGGTAGTCCGTCACGTGATACCTGTGGAGGTAGCTGTCACTTCTTTGGTGGCGGTGGAGATAATGTAAAGCATGGTGACATGTCATCTGCATTGCTTGATCCTTCAAGAGAACTTGATGTCCACATGGGTGGTATGGACTTTGATTGCCAGAATTGCCACAAGACAACGGCACATAATATAGCAGGAAGATTTGCAGGTGTACCAGGATCTGAATGCAGGGTAGAATGTACTGATTGTCACGGAGACACACCTCATCAGGGTGTTTTCAAAGACAGGCTTGATGGTCATTCTGATTCCATAGCATGTCAGACATGCCATATACCGGAATTTGCCCGTGAAGTACCGACAAAAATGTACTGGGACTGGTCACAGGCAGGTCAGGATATAGATCCTATTCCAACGGATGAATATGGTAAAGCTACTTATGACAAGAAGAAAGGCTCATTCGTATGGGGAATGAATGTCACACCGACCTATTTGTGGTTCAATGGCAGTTTTGACAAGTACTACCTTGGAGATGAGGTCGATCCCGATGGTGTCACAGTTCTGACACTTCCACTTGGAGATCGGTATGACCGTGATTCCAAGATATATCCGTTCAAGATCCACATTGCAAAACAGATTAGTGATGCACAGTACAATTATCTTATAATTCCAGACCTGTTTGGAGGAGAGAACTCCTACTGGGCCAGCTATGACTGGGATAAAGCAGCCAGAGCAGGAATGGAATATGTGGATGTGCCATACAGTGGTCAGTACGAATTTGTGGAGACTTCATTATATGAAAGTATAAACCACGAAGTAGCTCCTAAAGAAGACGCTCTTCAGTGTAAAGAGTGCCATCTGGATGATGGTGTCATGGACTTTGCAGCTCTTGGTTATGAGGGAGACCCAATGATCGTGGGTGAGAGGTTCATGTCAGAAGAGGAGATCGAAGAGATAGAATCTATGGATACTGAAACCACGGAATCAGGAACCGAAAGCTCAGAATCAAGTCCTGGATTTGAGTTCTTTGTAGGTGTGTTCGGTCTAATTGCCGCAGTGCTGATACTAAAGTGCAAATAA
- a CDS encoding ribonuclease HI family protein translates to MDAITFDGSCTPNPGGCMGLGWVVTLQNNSFSILGNDRLEKQTSNNALFAEYLALKKGMLEYVKADGQGPLTVMGDSQTVIYQMRGIYPIMDDEIWHIHRDITNIIREYELDIHFRWVPRMQNKQADRLSKTKHKVRIEYPNDREFLIDVRNSPAIGKLRKKIAVMNATPFPTTAMYKRLHVSSKDVLSDKDLFELREMAGKRATNMVIETFPGKRDKNKYYQAQALRWMLRGLAVDLAIKKVKFDIRNKKNGNQNNSTKKPEAVKTKNKGSQSQKKARNLCRGAKYYLNRQTFAF, encoded by the coding sequence ATGGATGCAATAACCTTCGACGGCTCATGCACACCTAATCCGGGAGGATGCATGGGGTTAGGTTGGGTTGTGACCTTGCAAAACAACTCATTCTCAATACTCGGAAACGACCGCCTTGAGAAACAAACCAGCAACAACGCTCTTTTTGCAGAATATCTTGCTCTTAAAAAAGGCATGCTTGAATATGTCAAAGCTGACGGTCAGGGTCCATTGACGGTAATGGGGGACAGTCAAACCGTGATTTACCAGATGCGTGGAATCTATCCGATAATGGATGATGAGATATGGCACATCCATCGTGATATTACCAACATCATCAGGGAATATGAGCTAGACATTCATTTCCGCTGGGTTCCAAGGATGCAGAACAAGCAGGCTGACAGGCTTTCAAAGACCAAACATAAAGTCAGGATTGAATATCCGAACGACCGTGAATTCCTGATTGATGTAAGGAACTCTCCTGCTATTGGCAAACTGAGAAAAAAGATTGCTGTAATGAATGCCACTCCTTTTCCGACAACTGCTATGTATAAACGTCTTCACGTCTCGTCTAAAGATGTCCTTTCAGACAAAGATCTGTTTGAGCTCAGGGAAATGGCAGGAAAGAGAGCTACTAATATGGTAATTGAAACCTTCCCGGGAAAACGTGATAAAAACAAATATTATCAGGCACAAGCTCTTCGGTGGATGCTCAGGGGTCTTGCTGTTGATCTGGCTATTAAAAAGGTGAAGTTTGATATCCGTAACAAGAAAAACGGGAATCAAAATAATAGTACAAAAAAGCCAGAAGCTGTAAAAACCAAAAACAAAGGTTCACAGTCCCAAAAGAAAGCAAGGAATTTATGCAGAGGTGCAAAATACTACCTGAACCGGCAAACTTTTGCATTCTGA
- a CDS encoding redox-regulated ATPase YchF, producing MSMTIGLAGKPNAGKSTFFKAATLADVEIANYPFTTIHANKGVTYVKAECPCVSRDKRCGNCSDGIRYVPIELIDVAGLVPDAHQGRGLGNTFLDDLRQAQAIIHVIDASGATDIEGNPGDVGDHDPLGDIDFLNHELTMWIHSIIMRNWTKLSRKIQAEGLNIEHILAEQLMGAGVNEQHISEALNQCKLDRNHLTKWSEEDIVHFCDVIRSLSKPMIIAANKMDVAPPENITNLQALEQIVVPTSAAAELALRSASKGQAIKYEPGDKDFTIVSEELSPAQKKGLENVRMLIQKTEGTGVQRCINSAVFDLLDLIIVYPVEDEGKWTDKNGRMLPDAFLMKKGSNAHDLAYRVHSDIGDRFLYAVDAKTKMRLGEKHELNDGDVVKIVSTAK from the coding sequence ATGTCGATGACAATAGGACTTGCAGGAAAGCCAAATGCAGGCAAATCCACATTCTTCAAGGCTGCAACACTTGCAGACGTCGAAATTGCAAATTATCCATTCACAACTATCCATGCTAACAAAGGAGTCACATACGTAAAAGCAGAATGCCCATGCGTCAGCCGTGACAAACGCTGTGGCAACTGCAGTGACGGCATACGTTACGTGCCAATTGAACTTATAGACGTAGCCGGACTTGTTCCTGACGCACACCAGGGACGTGGACTTGGTAACACCTTCCTTGACGATCTCCGTCAGGCACAGGCCATCATTCACGTAATAGACGCCTCCGGTGCAACAGATATTGAAGGCAATCCGGGAGATGTTGGAGACCACGACCCGCTCGGAGATATCGATTTTCTCAACCACGAGCTCACAATGTGGATCCACAGCATCATCATGAGGAACTGGACAAAACTGTCACGCAAGATACAGGCAGAAGGACTTAACATCGAGCATATACTTGCCGAACAGCTCATGGGAGCAGGAGTTAACGAGCAGCACATCAGTGAAGCGCTTAACCAATGCAAACTGGACAGGAACCACCTCACCAAGTGGTCCGAAGAAGACATAGTTCATTTCTGTGACGTCATCCGTTCCCTGAGCAAACCAATGATAATCGCTGCAAACAAAATGGACGTAGCACCACCTGAGAATATCACAAATCTACAGGCACTTGAGCAGATAGTAGTGCCGACAAGCGCAGCCGCAGAGCTTGCACTTCGTTCCGCATCCAAAGGCCAGGCAATCAAATACGAGCCAGGGGACAAAGACTTTACCATCGTCTCAGAAGAACTTAGCCCTGCGCAGAAAAAAGGACTTGAGAACGTACGCATGCTCATACAGAAAACAGAAGGTACAGGCGTGCAGAGGTGCATAAACAGCGCAGTATTCGACCTTCTTGACCTTATCATCGTCTATCCCGTAGAGGATGAAGGCAAGTGGACCGACAAGAACGGGCGCATGCTGCCTGATGCATTCCTCATGAAAAAAGGGTCAAATGCACATGACCTTGCATACAGGGTTCACTCAGATATCGGAGACCGTTTCCTCTACGCAGTTGATGCAAAAACAAAGATGCGTCTTGGTGAAAAACACGAACTCAATGATGGCGATGTTGTCAAGATAGTCTCCACTGCAAAATAA